Proteins encoded by one window of Lates calcarifer isolate ASB-BC8 linkage group LG5, TLL_Latcal_v3, whole genome shotgun sequence:
- the cacng3a gene encoding LOW QUALITY PROTEIN: voltage-dependent calcium channel gamma-3 subunit (The sequence of the model RefSeq protein was modified relative to this genomic sequence to represent the inferred CDS: inserted 1 base in 1 codon) — protein MRLCNRGAMMLLTTAGAFCAFSLMTIAVGTDYWLYSRGMCRSKSLSDNETVRKNEEVLTHSGLWRTCCTEGTFRGVCKDIDHFPEDADYEQDAAEYLLRAVRASSLFPILSVGLLFLGGVCVAASEFYKSRYNVILSAGILFVSAGLSNIIGIIVYISANSGDPSQSDNKKSYSYGWSFYFGALSFVLAEMVGVLAVHVFIEKHRQLRTKGRPSLIKPPISRSSSYYRNRYYQNRCRRYSYRSNHSAGDSTSHSFRASLVQDREPALSSESKVXGLPTPVTVGSEFMLYTLTSPLKDGKIDMTADDLTAAAAHNNTEMLPGNCTANRRTTPV, from the exons ATGAGGCTGTGTAACCGGGGTGCGATGATGCTGCTGACCACGGCGGGGGCTTTCTGCGCCTTCAGCCTCATGACCATCGCCGTGGGAACGGACTACTGGCTGTACTCCCGCGGGATGTGCCGCTCCAAGAGCCTGAGCGACAACGAGACCGTCCGCAAGAACGAGGAGGTCCTGACCCACTCCGGTCTGTGGAGGACCTGCTGCACGGAGG GGACGTTTCGTGGTGTTTGCAAAGacattgatcattttcctgAAGATGCAGACTATGAGCAGGATGCTGCAGAGTATTTATTAC GAGCAGTACGAGCCTCCAGCCTCTTCCCCATCCTCAGCGTGGGGTTATTATTTCTCggaggtgtgtgtgtagctgcCAGTGAGTTCTACAAGTCGCGCTACAATGTCATCCTCAGCGCGGGGAtactctttgtctctgcag GTCTCAGTAACATCATTGGCATCATTGTTTACATATCAGCCAACTCAGGTGACCCCAGCCAGAGTGACAACAAGAAGAGCTACTCCTACGGCTGGTCTTTTTATTTTGGGGCTCTGTCCTTCGTGCTGGCTGAGATGGTGGGCGTCCTGGCAGTGCACGTGTTCATAGAGAAACACAGGCAGCTGCGCACTAAAGGCCGGCCTTCCCTCATCAAGCCTCCCATCTCCCGCAGCTCATCTTACTACCGCAACCGTTACTACCAGAACCGCTGCCGCCGATACAGTTACAGGAGCAACCACAGCGCAGGGGACTCGACCTCGCACTCCTTCCGGGCGTCTTTGGTGCAAGACCGAGAGCCGGCCCTGTCCTCTGAATCCAAAG GCGGTTTGCCAACACCAGTGACAGTGGGTTCAGAGTTCATGCTCTACACCTTAACCTCACCACTCAAAGACGGTAAGATTGACATGACAGCGGATGATTTAACTGCTGCGGCTgctcacaacaacacagagatgCTGCCTGGAAACTGCACTGCCAACAGAAGGACCACGCCTGTGTGA